The following proteins come from a genomic window of Clupea harengus chromosome 22, Ch_v2.0.2, whole genome shotgun sequence:
- the gnb4a gene encoding guanine nucleotide-binding protein subunit beta-4: MSELEQLRQEAEQLRNQIRDARKACSDSSLSQITAGLDSVGRIQMRTRRTLRGHLAKIYAMHWATDSRLLVSASQDGKLIIWDSYTTNKMHAIPLRSSWVMTCAYAPSGNYVACGGLDNICSIYSLKTREGNVRVTRELPGHTGYLSCCRFLDDSQILTSSGDTTCALWDIETGQQATSFTGHSGDVMSLSLSPDSRTFVSGACDASAKLWDIRDGMCRQSFIGHVSDINAVCFFPNGNAFTTGSDDATCRLFDLRADQELMMYSHDNIICGITSVAFSKSGRLLLAGYDDFNCNVWDTLKGERSGVLAGHDNRVSCLGVTDDGMAVATGSWDSFLRIWN; encoded by the exons ATGAGCGAGCTGGAGCAGTTGCGCCAAGAGGCGGAGCAGCTGCGCAATCAGATCAGA GATGCCAGGAAAGCCTGTAGTGACTCCAGTCTGTCGCAG ATCACGGCCGGTCTGGATTCAGTGGGACGCATCCAGATGAGGACCCGACGGACCCTCCGCGGCCACCTTGCCAAAATCTACGCAATGCACTGGGCCACCGATTCCAG ACTCCTTGTCAGTGCTTCCCAAGATGGCAAACTGATCATTTGGGACAGCTACACCACCAACAAG atgcATGCCATTCCCCTGCGCTCTTCCTGGGTGATGACCTGCGCCTACGCGCCCTCCGGCAACTACGTGGCCTGCGGAGGCCTGGACAACATCTGCTCCATCTACAGCCTGAAGACTCGCGAGGGCAACGTGCGCGTCACCCGAGAGCTGCCCGGCCACACAG gttaCCTGTCCTGTTGTCGCTTCCTGGATGACAGCCAGATCCTCACCAGTTCAGGAGACACCACATG tgcattgtgggacatAGAGACGGGCCAGCAGGCCACCAGCTTCACAGGCCACAGCGGCGATGTCATGAGCCTGTCCCTCAGCCCGGACTCGCGCACCTTCGTGTCAGGGGCCTGCGACGCCTCGGCCAAACTGTGGGACATCCGTGACGGCATGTGCAGGCAGTCCTTCATCGGACACGTGTCCGACATCAACGCCGTCTGT TTCTTCCCCAACGGGAACGCCTTCACCACGGGCTCGGACGACGCCACCTGCAGGCTGTTTGACCTGCGTGCCGACCAGGAGCTGATGATGTACTCCCATGACAACATCATCTGCGGCATCACCTCCGTGGCCTTCTCCAAGAGCGGCCGCCTGCTGCTGGCCGGATATGACGACTTCAACTGCAACGTCTGGGACACACTGAAGGGGGAGCGCTCAG GTGTCCTGGCTGGTCATGACAACAGGGTGAGCTGTTTAGGAGTGACGGATGATGGCATGGCGGTGGCCACGGGATCATGGGATAGCTTCCTGCGGATATGGAACTGA